GATACTCGTCTGAGGGGTCCGAGTCGGACACGATCCCGCTTCCCACTCCCATTTCACATTCTCCGTTCCGGTCCATCACGATGGTTCGGATGGCCACGTTCATGGCGAAATCGCCATCCGGGCCAAAGCGGCCGACAGCTCCGGTGTAGACCTTCCGCGGCGAACGTTCCAGCTCCCTGATGATCTGCATTGTCCTGACCTTGGGCGCGCCAGTGATGGAGCCCGGGGGAAAGGTGTGACTGATGATTTGCGAAAGGGTGCATTCCGGGTGAAGCTTACCCCGGACCCCGGTGGTCATCTGGTGCAAGGTCCTGTAGGACTCCATGTGGAAAGGGTCGAGGACCGTGACCGTACCAGCCTGGGCCAGGCGGCCGATATCGTTCCTCATGAGGTCCGTGATCATGAGGTTTTCGGCCCGATTCTTTTCGCTGCCCGCCAGCCAGTGGACCAGTTCCAGGTCCTTTGACCGGGTCTTTCCCCTCGGTGCGGTGCCTTTCATCGGTTTCGTTTCGAGGTCGTCCCCCCTTTTCACCAGGAACAGTTCCGGAGACTGGGAGAGCACTGAAAAGCTGCCGCAGTTCAGAAAAGCGGCGTAAGGGACAGGTTGAGCTCTTTTGAGTAGGAGGTAGAGTTCCCAGGGTGTCAGGGTGGACCTGAATCGGGCCCTGCAGGTGTAGTTGACCTGGTACGTTTCGCCGGCTCGAATGTGATCGAGGATCTGCTGAACATCGCTGGTGAATTCGTCAGGTGTGACATCGAGGATCGGGTCCAGGCTTTCTGTGACGGCCGGTGGGGCGGGGAGCTGGACAGGCCGGCGAGTGATCCTGGTACTATTGTACAAACCCATCCATATCAGGGGAAAGTCGGGGCGGTCCCGGTGCTCCTGATGAGGAACAAGGGCGCTCCCCGCCTCGTAACTGATAAAACCGGCCACATGGAACCCTTCGTCAAGGGCCTCGTCGATGGACTCCAGGGTCGAAAAGACATCTGAGGGTTCAGAGCAGATAATGATCTGTACAGGATCGGTGTACAAGGCCGACTCCCCGGACCAACCGTCTCCCAGCTGGTTTTCAAGCAGGATCGAGCCGGGGGAGGCCAGGTCGTCGGAACTCAGTGTCAGCAGGTTATGTTTATCCATAATAGTTTGATTACAAAGTGCGAAGCGCAATGAGCGAAGCGCGAAGAAGAACAGGAACTTTACCAGATTTCTTTCTGTGAAACACTGCGGAATAAGGAAGTGGGAACAGGGAATTGGGAATATGATCTGCGCATTTTTTCCACCCTCCCCTTTCCGCATTTTCCCTGTTGACGCGATAAGAGCAGATGGCCCATCATTGTTAACGATGCAAGGCCTGCTTTACCGGATAGATGAAAAGCCACCTCCTTCCGCCATGCTTCTGTATGCCCTTCAGTGGCTTGTGGTGGTGCTTCCCCTCGTGGTGATCTCGGCCCGTCTCATGGCTGCCTTCCTCGGCATGGATGCAGGGGAGGGGAACCTGCTTTTCCAGAAGATGCTTCTCGTGGTCGGTGCCGTTACGGTGATCCAGTGCCGGCTCGGGCACCGCTACCCCCTGGTGGACGGGCCTTCCGCAGCCCTGCTGCTCTCTGTGGCTGCTCTCGCCCAGGAGGGGTACGCAGCGGTCCTTGGCGGGATGCTCACCGGCGCCGCTGCCCTGGTGCTTCTCGGAATAACAGGTCTTCTGGGCAAGGTGACGGGACTTTTCGCCGATCGTGTCGTGGGCGTTGTCCTTATCCTCATCGCACTGACCTTTCTACCCCACCTGGTGCCGATGGTCACCGGTACCTCCCCATCGCACCCCGGCGGTGACCCGTTTATCATGCTTGTGGCGATCATTGTAACAATAACTATCATAGTGATATCAAGCTATGCCAGGGGTTTCC
This genomic interval from bacterium contains the following:
- the pabB gene encoding aminodeoxychorismate synthase component I; its protein translation is MDKHNLLTLSSDDLASPGSILLENQLGDGWSGESALYTDPVQIIICSEPSDVFSTLESIDEALDEGFHVAGFISYEAGSALVPHQEHRDRPDFPLIWMGLYNSTRITRRPVQLPAPPAVTESLDPILDVTPDEFTSDVQQILDHIRAGETYQVNYTCRARFRSTLTPWELYLLLKRAQPVPYAAFLNCGSFSVLSQSPELFLVKRGDDLETKPMKGTAPRGKTRSKDLELVHWLAGSEKNRAENLMITDLMRNDIGRLAQAGTVTVLDPFHMESYRTLHQMTTGVRGKLHPECTLSQIISHTFPPGSITGAPKVRTMQIIRELERSPRKVYTGAVGRFGPDGDFAMNVAIRTIVMDRNGECEMGVGSGIVSDSDPSDEYRETVLKSSFLNHMNSGEVDLLETMLLDSKGILPFFEDHMNRMADSAEKLGYPFEVSMIRGALFQWLGENTEGPAVVRLRLDKRGDTWHELLPSPTKRNDNGLKVIFSSVAMDRTEPLLAHKTTSRKVYDQELAAARDEGFDEVLFSNTAGEMTEGAITSLSIRTSDGWITPALSCGLLPGTWRARYLAETGAREGSITPDVFQTALEVVVGNAVRGKMVVDMIVDEDGWVLYRKGQGPGSRF